From Polaribacter haliotis:
TACTTTTTCATTTATCAATTGCGAAGGCAAGTGGTAATAGTAGTTTGAATAATTTTATGTTAATTATTATACCCGAAATTATAACCAATTTTGAAAAATACCATGTTTGCGACAAAGGTCTAGCACAAGAAGGTATTAAAGAACACTTAGAAATTTACAAAGCTATTGAAAAAGGAGATCCTAAGTTGGCAAAGCAAAAAATGAAAGATCACTTTAAAGTGTTATATCAATACTGCTACAATTTAAAATAATTTATTAAGCATACTTTTTATATTTTTTAATATTATCCACTTTTTAATTAAAGACGGTTGGATATTCTACTAAAAAAACATATATTTGGTAAACCAAATTGGTTAACCAATATTTTAATTAAAACAAATCAAAAATGAAGATAAAAGGCTTAAGATGGTGGGTTGTAGGTCTTGTGGCTTTAGCTGCAGTTGTAAACTATATAGATAGACAAGCTTTTGGTGCTTTATGGCCAGATATTGCTAAAGATCTATTTCCAGAAATGGATAAGGATGGACATAAAGCAATATATGGTACAATATCAACAGTATTTATACTTTCTTATGCAGGAGGACAAGCGCTGTTTGGAAAAATTTTCGATTGGATAGGAACCAGAATTGGTTTCGCTATCTCAATTGGTGTATGGTCTATTGCAACAATGTTGCATGCATTTGCCCAAGGATTATTAAGTTTTTCAATTTTTAGATCTTTATTAGGAATTGCAGAAGCAGGAAATTGGCCTGGAGCTGCTAAAGCAAATGCTGAATGGTTTCCAACAAAAGAAAGGGCGCTGGCTCAAGGAATTTTTAATTCTGGTGCAGCAGTAGGTGGTATAGTAGCATATCCAATAATTGGATTGTTATCTGTTTATCTAGATTGGAAATCAATATTTATTGTTGTAGGTATTCTTGGACTCTTATGGTTAGTACCTTGGTTATTTATTGTAAAAGGTGATCCAAAGTCTCATCCTTGGTTATCAGACGATGAAAGAAATTATATCTTATCTGGTCAAAAAAATCAAGATATAGATAAAGATGGAAATTATGATGAAGGATATGCACCAAATACAGGTGAATTATTAAAGCATAAAGAGAGTTGGGGAGTAATAATTGCGTCAGCTGCAATTGATCCTATTTGGTGGCTATTTATTGTTTGGATTCCAATCTATTTGTCAGAAGTTTTTGGAATGGATGTTAAAGAAATCGCATTTTCAGCATGGGTACCTTATGTTGGAGCAATGGTTGGAGCTATATTTGGAGGGTTACTTGCCAAAAATAGACTTTCAGCTGGTTGGTCTGTAGATAAGACAAGAAAAATGACGATTACCCTAGGTTGTTTAATTATGATTCCTTGCTTCTTCTTATTAAAAGCACCAGGATCTGCAACGAATGCAGTAATTATTATGGCAGTTTTACTTTTTGGATTTCAAATAGCAATTGGAAATATACAGACATTACCAAGTGATCTTTTTAGTGGAAAGATTGTTGGAACACTATCTGGGTTTGCAGGAATGGCAGCTAAACTTGGTGCAGCAGGGCTTACAATTCTAGTAACATTTATAACAACAGGTGGAAATTATACGCCTGCATTCATAATTGGAGGAGTTTTAGCTTTAATAGCTTTATTTGCTGTTTGGTTTTTATGTCCAAAAATAGCACCATTGAAAGCAAGAAATTAAATTAAAAAAAAATAAATTAAAAGAATTAAATAAATAAATATGAGTAAATCAGAAGGTAGAGTAGCAGTAATAACAGGAGCTACTGGAGGAATAGGTTTTGAAGTAGCTAGAAGATTAGGAAATGACGGTTTTACAGTTATTCTTAATGGTATAGATGATGAAGCTGGAGCAGAAAGAATTAAAGAATTAACTGCGGCAGGTATTTCTGCAGAATACTATGGATTTGATGTTACAGACGAAAATGCAGTAACTTCAAATATCAATACAATTGGAGAAAAATATGGTAAAATAGATGTGCTTGTAAATAATGCAGGTGGTTTAGGAGGAAGATCTCGTTTTGAAGAAATGACAACTGAATTTTATAAGTTTGTAATGGCTTTAAATCTAGATTCTACTTTTTATGCTTCAAGAGCAGCAATTCCTTTCTTAAAGAAAAGTGATTATGCTTCAATAATTAATTATACATCTAATGCAGGATGGAATGCAGGTGGACCAGGAGCAGGAATCTATGGTACATCTAAAGCAGGAGTCCATGCAATTACAAGAGCTTTAGCAAAAGATTTAGCAGAATATGGAATTAGAGTAAACGCAGTTTCTCCAGGAACAATTGACACTCCTTTTCATGCACAAATTAAAGCTACTAAACCAGAAGTTTTTGCTTCTTGGGCAAATAATATTATGTTAGGTAGATTAGGAAACCCAGAAGATGTAGCAGGTGTTGTATCTTTCTTAGCTGGTAAAGATTCTGCTTTCTTAACAGCAGAAACTATCCAAGTTGGTGGTGGACAAGCATTAGGAATCTAACAAGATTTTTTTTTGAATTGATTAAACCTCTCTAAATTTATTTAGGGAGGTTTTATTTTTTATTGGAAGAATCTCTAACAATTAACTCAGCATTAAGAATAATTTTATTCAAGCTTTGTTCGATTGTTTCATTATCAACATATTTTAAAAAGGTTTTTGCTGCTTGTTTTCCAATTTCTTCACTATGTTGGTTTACACTTGTAATTGTTGGAGAAACCATATCTGTAAAAGGTTCGTTACCAAAACCAACTAAAGCAATTTCATTTGGAATAGAAATGTTTTGTTCTTTTAAAACTTGTAATGCACCCAAAGCAGCATAATCTCCTGCTACGTATATTGCATCTGGTTTTTTCTTCAATTTTAATAATTGAAGCATTTTTTCTCTTCCATCTTCAATCGTTAAACCACTTTCTGTAAGAAGTTCAGCATCCAAAGGTAAATTATACTTTTTTAGTGCATCTACATAACCACGAATTCTATTATTATAAATTCTTGTACGTTTATAACCTCCTATATGTGCAATTCTTTTACAACCTTTTTCAAATAAATGCTTAACTATTAGGTGACTACTATTATAATCGTCTATACCAATATAATCTACATTTAAATCGTTTTCACCTCTGTCAAATAAAATCAATGGAATTCCTTTCGATTTTACTTTTTCATAAGAACTTAAATCTACAGTTTCATTTGCCATAGACGCAATAATTCCATCAACCTGTGTAAATAATAAGGCATTTATATTATCACATTCTTTTTTATATGATTCGTTCGATTGCGTAATAATAATATTATAACCTTCTTTATTTAAGACTTCTTCAATATTTTGAATTACCGATGAAAAAAAATTACTATTAGTCCTTGGAACAATAACACCAACCAATTTAGATTTTCCACTTCTTAAAGCACTAGCTAAATAATTTGGTTGATAATTTAAGTTTTTAGCAACTTGTCTAACTGCTTTTTTTGTTTTTTCACTTATCCTAGAATCATTGTGTAACGCTTTAGAAACTGCTGCTGCAGAAATATTTAAAACATTTGCAATATCTTTTATGGTAGTTTTCTTTTTAATAGTCAATTTTTTTATATATTTGCTTAATCGTTTAAGCAAATATAGTGCGCTTAAGTTTATAATCAAAATTAATACTAAAATATGGATTTTGATTTTATTTTGACAATCTGCTTAAACGTTTAACCAAAATAAAATATTATATTAAAATAAGAATTAAAATGGCAAAAGTAGTAACATTTGGAGAGATCATGTTAAGATTGGCTCCTCAAGGATTTTTAAGATTTTCACAAGCAAATAATTTTGATGCTATTTATGGTGGTGGAGAATCTAATGTAGCAGTTTCTTTAGCAAACTATGGAGTAGATGTAGATTTCGTAACACGTTTACCAAAAAATGATATTGGTGCTTGTGCAATGATGGAAATGCGTAAAAGAGGTGTTGGTGTTGATAAAATTGTATATGGAGGAGATCGTTTAGGAATTTATTTTTTAGAAACAGGAGCAGTTTCTAGAGGTTCTAAAGTAGTTTATGATAGAGCGCATTCTGCAATTGCAGAAATAGAATCTGGTATGATAGATTGGGATGTAGTTTTTGATGGTTGTGAATGGTTTCATTGGACTGGAATTACACCTGCAATCTCGCAAGGAGCTGCAGATGTATGTTTAGAAGCTGTTAAAGCTGCTAGTGCAAAAGGAATTACGATTTCTACAGATTTAAACTATAGAGCAAAACTTTGGAATTTCTGTGACGATGCTCATAGAGAATCTATAATGACAGAATTAACTTCTTACTGTGATATCGTTTTAGGAAATGAAGAAGATGCAGAAATGCATTTCGGAATTAAGCCAGATGGAGCAGCAGTACAAACTGCAGGACACGATGTAAAAGCAGAAGCTTTTTTATCTGTTTGTAAGCAAATGACAGAAAAATTTCCGAGAGCTAAAAAAGTAATTACAACTTTAAGAGGTTCTATATCTGCTTCTCATAATACTTGGGCAGGAGTTTTATATGATGGTAAAACAATGTTACAAACACGTCAATACCAAATTACAGATATCGTAGATAGAGTAGGTGGAGGAGATTCTTTCATGGGAGGTTTAATCTACGGATTATTAAAATACCCAGAAGACGACCAAAATGCATTAGACTTTGCAGTTGCAGCATCTTGTTTAAAACACACAATTAAAGGTGATGCAAACTTGGTAACAGTTGCAGAAGTAGAAAAGTTAATGGGAGGAGATGCATCTGGAAGAGTTGCTCGTTAAAAATAGAATAGTATAATTATTTGAATTTAATTGAGCTTTTGGTATTTTATTGAAGGCTCAATTTTATTAATTTAAAACATAAATTATGGCACAATTTTCAAGATTAGAAGTTGCACAAGTTATGAAAGATACAGGAATGGTTCCTTTGTTTTTTCATAACGATATAGAAGTAAGTAAAAAAGTTTTAAAAGCTTGTTACGATGGTGGAGCTCGTTTAATGGAGTTTACTGCAAGAGGAGATTTTGCACACCAAGTTTTTGGAGAATTAACAAAATATGCAATTAAAGAATTACCAGGAATGGTAATGGGAGTAGGTTCTGTAACAGATGCAGCAGCAGCTTCATTATATATGGCTTTAGGAGCAAATTTTATTGTAACTCCAGTTTTAAGAGAAGACATTGCAATTGCATGTAATCGTAAAAAAGTTTTATGGTCTCCTGGTTGTGGAACTTTAACTGAAATTGCTAGAGCAGAAGAATTAGGTTGCGAAATAGTAAAATTATTTCCTGGTGATATTTATGGTCCTCAATTTGTAAAAGGAATTAAAGGCCCACAACCTTGGACGAGTATTATGCCAACTGGTGGTGTTTCTCCAACAAGAGAAAATTTAGAAGGTTGGTTTAACGCTGGTGTAACTTGTGTTGGAATGGGATCTAAATTAATGGCTAAAAATGCTGATGGTAGTTTCGATTACGCTACAATAGAAAGTAGAACAAAAGGAGCTTTAGATATTATTAAGTCTTTAAGATAAGAACTATCTTTATCTTCAAAATATTTAAACCCTTCAATTAATATTGAAGGGTTCTTTACTTTTTTATAAACCAATTTTGTACGTTTAAAATAACATAAGATGAAATACAATAAAGCAATATTTTACATGATTTATAGTGTAATTGCATTTTCTTTAATGAATGCAGTTGTTAAGTATTTAACCTCTTTTAATGTATATCAAATTGTGTTTTTTAGATCTGTTGGAACTTTGGCTTTTACAATTCCGTTGATTTTAAAATATAAAATTCCAATTCTTGGAACACATAAAAAGTTATTATTTATAAGAGGTCTTATTGGAGTTATTTCTTTAACTTGTTTTTTTGAATCGTTAAATTATTTGGCAGTAGGTACAGCTGTTTCTTTAAGATATACATCTCCAATATTTGCAGCTATTTTCTCTTTAATTTTCTTAAAAGAAACCATTAAACCCATACAATGGTTGCTATTTCTTTTAGCGTTTGTAGGAGTTTTAATTATAAAAGGATTTGGAATTGATGTAAATACAATTGGACTTTTATTAGTAATTACCTCCGCAATTTTTTTAGGTTTAATCTTTGTAGTAATTAGAAAAATTGGAGATAAAGAACATCCACTTGTAATTATTAATTATTTTATGGTTATGGCATTTGTTTTTGGAGGAATTATGTCTATTAATTATTGGAAAAACCCCACTATAATTGAATGGTTATTGCTATCTAGTTTAGGTGTTTTCGGTTATATTGGGCAGTTGTATATGACGAAAGCATTTCAGTTACATGAAACAAATGTTATAGCTCCACTAAAATATTTAGAAGTTATTTTTATGATTATAATTGGGGCAACTTGGTTTGGAGAAATCTATAATCTATGGACTTTACTCGGAATATTTCTAATTTTATTAGGCTTGGTATATAATATTTATTTGAAAAGTAAAAAGAACATTTAAATTAGTTTTAAAAAAAATCCCAACTTATATAGAGCTGGGATTTTTTGTTTAAATAAACCTTTTATTTTTATATTAAAAACCAGCTCCAGGAGCTTCAGGACTTGATGCCTGAGCTTTCTGTGGATTTAGAATCATATAAGTTCCCAATGCAGTTAATGCTGCATATTTTCCATAATTACCAATCTTTTTTAGAGCGTCTTTACGAGTAATTTCTTGGGTGTTTTTTATGTTTTTCTTCATAATGTTATTTCTTTAAGATTATCGTAAGTTATTCTAAGATTATTTTTTTGTTTAATCTTCCTTTTTCTGTATTTAATTGAACAATATAAACTCCTTTTGCTAATTTTGGAAGGTTAATGTCCATATTACTATCAGATTTAAAACTAGAGGACATTACTTGTTTTCCTAATATATTAAACATAGAGATTGATACTTCACCTTGTTGTAAACCTGTAATTGTTAAGTTTTCGTTATTTCTCTTGTAAATATTTACACCTTCAAAAGCTATATTTTCTGTTGAAAGAACTGTAGCAGTTGTTGTGTGAATAAAAAATCTACCAACTCCATTTATACTTGAGTCTAAAGTAAAAGTGTAGTCTTCATCGTTTAAATTAGTAAAAATCTTTTTTTCTCTATCCTCTATGAATACGTTAAGATTGTTAGGTAAATTTAATGCAGTTGCAGAAAAAGTAATTTCTTTATTTGCACTAGCTTTAACTCCAACTGGTATTACCATGGTTTCTATTCCAGAAATTGGTAAAGCTTGTTTCATAAAATTAACCCCTTCATTATCACTAACTAATTGAGTAAAAACATTAAGTGCTGATTCTTTACCTGTAAATGTACCAACGTCAAAACTTGGATCTAATCCTTTAGTTTTATCATCTAAATAATTAACATCTGTAGATTCTGTTTTTGTTCCGTCAGTAATATATAATTTAATTGAAGTAGTGCCAGTATTAGAAGATTTATAAAATGTAACAGGAGTTTGATAACTTAATTTACTAGCGTCAATTATAAAATTATCTGCATCAGAATTTGCCGCATTTACAAAGAAACCTTGTCCTGGATGAATATAATCTGTAGTTGCCAACACATCGTATCCAGCTCCACCAGATTTATTATTATCCCAAACATAGACATTTTTATGTGTAGCAGTTAAGCTTGTAGTATTACTTGCAATTAAATCGCTAACAAGAATATAAGAAGAATATGGATTACCTTTTAAATTCCAATTATTTGTACTTTGTGTAATTGAACTCATTAAGTTATCTGTTTTTATTGCTCCTGTAAATTTAATATAAGAGTTAGACATTGCATCTCTTTTAATAGAATATCCTTGTCCAGTTGCAAACGTACCAGAATTTGCAGCATCTGTTGCATAGATCCAATCTCCATCTGCATCTACGCCATTTGTATAAGTAGCAATTGCAACATTTGTACCTGTTCCTGTTGTATCATCAATATCGTTAGTACTAATCCAACTTCCATCATACATAGCCCCAACTACTGGACTAGATAATAGATGCCAATTAGTATCATTAGCTTCAACTCTATAAGTTACTTCACCAGTAAAAGAATTAAAAACTCTTAAAGAACCTCCAGATTCAATATATAATTCAGATGCTGGATCTACAGTTACAGTATACCCAACTGCATCTTTATTTGAATTTATTTTTGGTGTACTTGCTGTACCTGAAGGAATTGAGACGTCTGTAGATATATCTGGAACAATATTAGTACTCCAATTGCCTTTAGTATTCCAACTAGTACTGCTACTACCATTCCATACATTTGTAGGTTCGACTGGGTTTAGCTCTCCAATATAGATGTCTGAAAAGACAAAATCTTTAAAATAATCTGGTGCAACTTTAGAAAGAGTCCCAGAAAACACCCAGTTAGGGGCTACTGAACCACTGGCATTACCTGCAGCTGCCCAACCTCTTAAACCATGATCTGTTCTTGTGCCTTGTCTCATCATATATGATATGTTAGAATTACCCTGATTAACAATTACTGCACTTGTAGTTATTTTAAAATCTGTTGGATTGTCGTCATAAGATCTTGCAAAAACAGTTTGTCCATAACCATATTCACCTGTTTCTGACCCTAAAACAGGATCATCATAATCTAAATAAGAAACGGAATCATATAAAACCCATTTAGTTGTGTGGTCTCCTGTAGCATCAATAATACCATCATTATCAGAATCAATATCTAAATTTTTTGGATTTTCAGTTGCTGAAATTAACATATATGTTGCACTACCATCTGTAAGGTTTCCATCATACCCAATATTTGGAGTTGTAGATGCTACTGCATCACTATCATTACTTGTTACATCAAAACCAGCTTCACCAATTAAATTAATTGTTAAAACTGTTGAATTTGATGCTGCTAATTGTGTTGCATAAGGATTTGTTGTATCTGTATCTGCTACGTCCACATCGTTATAATTTGCAACTAAAGATAGAATACCATTTGAACCAAAAGTTACATTACCCGGATCATAAGCATCAAAAAGAATTGCTTCTTTAACTTTCCCCATGTCTGTTTTCCCACTTTCACCATCTCCCTCTACCATTATAAGGTATAAATTGGCAGGTACAGTTGCATTTGCAGTACCTCTTATTTCGTATAGCTCATTAGTTAAATCGCTTGTGTTTGGACTTGGAATCATTGTGTTTAAATAATACCCTGTGCCTGTAGGAATATTATCGAATTGAGAATATCCTATAATAGAGGATAATAATGTTAATAAAAGTAAAGTTTTTTTCATATTAGAAAGAATTAAATTAATATAATAATTTGGTTTACCAAATTGGTTTGTCAAACTGGTTAACCAAATATATTTTTCAAATATATTTTTTATTTAATTAAAATCAAAGCATTTAACTAATAAATGTATGTTATTTTACCTTTAATATGTTTTAATTTAACAGCAGTAGTTGTTATTTATTAGTTTTAAAGTCGAAATGAAGAGAATAATGTAAAAATTGACTTGGTAGATTTTTTATGTAAATGAATTTATAAGCGTAAAATTCATTTTATTAAATCTGATAAAAAGGTAGTTTATTTGGCATACAAATAAACCCAATGATTGTTTTCTTTACAAAAAAAAGAGTTTTCTTGAATACTTTCTAAGTTACCTTTCTCAATAAAAAAAGCATTAAAACGAACAGTGTTTTCAGTGGAATTTAAGAATTCTAATTTAACCCAATCTACAGATTTTGTCCACTTTTCTAATTCTTTATATTTATGTTTAGAAAGTCTAGTAGAACTATGATGACTTTTAGAGAGGTATTTTATATCAGCTAAAACAAAAGCACTGTACCTAGAACGCATTAATTGTTCTGCAGAAATAACATTTTTTATATTATTGTGGGCTATCTCACAACAATCTTTATATAGATTTTCTGGGTTACAAGGACAATTCATAATTAATTTAAAAGTGTTGTTTCTTCTTTAATTCGAAAACACCTTTCTTCACCTAGAAAAAGCGGGTTTCCATATTTTTCTGACCAAAAACCATCTAAAATATCTCTAGAAATACATCTGTAAACCACTACACCTTTATAGATGGTGTTTTCATCTCCTTGATAATTAAAGTTAATAACTAAAATATTATCCTTAAAAAAGCCAGTTCCAAATTGTTGTTGATTTTTGTTTATCAACCATTTAGCAACAATTCTATTATTGTTATCTAGAGATAAATTAAGAGTTCCTTTATAAGATTTTTCCTCCTCATTTTGATTACTTCCAATAATGGAAAATGTGCCAACTAAATCTTTAATTTTCATTTCGTTTATAAATTTAAGGTGATTTTATTGAAATTTCAGGTATAAATACCTGTTTTTTTATATAAAATAAAACTTAAATTTGTTTTAAATTAATTATTTTATAATTCATTTAAAAACAAAAGTTTATGAATAAAAAAACTACATTAATCTTCTTTTTTTTATTGACAAATACATTACTTGTTTTTTGTCAAAATTCAATAAACACTTCTAGTGGAAATGTAAAAACAAACAATGGCTCTTTCACTTATAGTGTTGGTCAGATATTTAACAATCAGTATTCTTCTACAAAAGGAAGTATTTCTTTTGGCGTACAAAATGCTTACGAAATATACACAACATTAGGTTTACTAAATACAGATATCAATTTAAAAATGGCTGTTTATCCTAATCCCATAGTTAATAATTTAAATCTTTCAATTAAAAATTATATAACTAAAGATTTAACTTTTGTTATATATGATATTCTTGGAAAAAAACAAATCGCAAATAAAATATTAGCCGAACAAACTATTATTAATGTAAAAAAACTACCAAACACAATATACTTCTTAAAAATAATAAAAAATAACAAACCTATAAAGATTTTTAAAATTATTAAAAAATAATATTATGAGAAAAGTATTTACACTACTGCTGTTAACTTTAAGTTTGAATTTAACTGCACAATCACCTCAAAAAATAAATTATCAAGCTGTTGTTAGAAATGCTAATAATGAACTTGTAAAAGAAAAAACCATAGGAATACAAGTAAGTATTTTAGAAGATTCTGCTAACGGAATTATTGCATATCAAGAATTACACACTGTTGCAACAAATATAAATGGTTTAGTTAATTTAGAAATTGGAATGGGATCTATCGTTTCTGGTGATTTTTCTACAATTAATTGGGGAGAAAAAAAAACATTTATAAAAACAGAAATAGATTTAGATGGCGGAACTTCTTACACTATTTCTGGTACAAGTGAGTTAGCAAGTGTGCCTTATGCTTTATATGCAAAAAATTCAGGAAGTTCTACTCCTGGTCCAAAAGGTGATGTTGGAGAAAAAGGCGATAAAGGAGAAACTGGAGCTACAGGATTAAAAGGTGATGTTGGAGAAAAAGGCGATAAAGGAGAAACTGGAGCTACAGGATTAAAAGGTGATGTTGGAGAAAAAGGTGATAAAGGAGAAACTGGAGCTACAGGATTAAAAGGTGATGTTGGAGAAAAAGGCGATAAAGGAGAAACTGGAGCTACAGGATTAAAAGGTGATGTTGGAGAAAAAGGTGATAAAGGAGAAACTGGAGCTGCAGGATTAAAAGGTGATGTTGGAGAAAAAGGTGATAAAGGAGAAACTGGAGCTACAGGATTAAAAGGTGATGTTGGAGAAAAAGGTGATAAAGGAGAAACTGGAGCTACAGGATTAAAAGGTGATGTTGGAGAAAAAGGTGATAAAGGAGAAACTGGAGCTACAGGATTAAAAGGTGATGTTGGAGAAAAAGGCGATAAAGGAGAAACTGGAGCTACAGGATTAAAAGGTGATGTTGGAGAAAAAGGTGATAAAGGAGAAACTGGAGCTACAGGATTAAAAGGTGATGTTGGAGAAAAAGGTGATAAAGGAGAAACTGGAGCTACAGGATTAAAAGGTGATGTTGGAGAAAAAGGCGATAAAGGCGAAACTGGAGCTACAGGATTAAAAGGTGATGTTGGAGAAAAAGGTGATAAGGGGGAAACTGGAGCTACAGGATTAAAAGGTGATGTTGGAGAAAAAGGTGATAAAGGAGAAACTGGAGCTACAGGATTAAAAGGTGATGTTGGAGAAAAAGGTGATAAAGGAGAAACTGGAGCTACAGGATTAAAAGGTGATGTTGGAGAAAAAGGTGATAAAGGAGAAACTGGAGCTACAGGATTAAAAGGTGATGTTGGAGAAAAAGGTGATAAAGGAGAAACTGGAGCTACAGGATTAAAAGGTGATGTTGGAGAAAAAGGCGATAAAGGAGAAACTGGAGCTACAGGATTAAAAGGTGATGTTGGAGAAAAAGGTGATAAAGGAGAAACTGGAGCTACAGGATTAAAAGGTGATGTTGGAGAAAAAGGTGATACTGGAGAAAAAGGAGATACAGGTGCAGATGGAACTGCAAGTTTTCCAACAGCAGTTGCTGGAAATTTAATTACTTATGATGGTACAAATTGGGTAGCCAAAACATTCTCAGCACGAGCTCAAAATACTGGTGGTAACCTTCCAATAAATATAAGAACCCCATATTTAGGTGTCAACTATATTATTGCATTGCAAGGAACTTTTCCCTCTAGAAGTTCTGCTTCACCTTTTATAGCAGAAATTATAATGTTTGCGGGAAACTTCGTACCTAGAGGATGGGCGTTTTGTGAAGGGCAACTTTTACCAATAAGTAGCAACACAGCCTTGTATTCTATAATTGGAACAATTTATGGTGGAGATGGAAGAACAACTATGGCACTGCCAGATTTAAGAGGTAGAACTCCTTTACAGCCTGGAAATGGACCTGGATTAACAAGTTTAAGATTAGGTCAAAAAGGAGGTGTAGAGTCTGTTACGTTAAATTCAACTACTTTACCAAGCCATAGCCATGCAATTGTTTTTGAATAAAAAAATATTAAAATTATATTTTTGTTTTATAACAATAATAGGTTCTAATTTAATATATTCTCAAAATTCCCATAAGTCAGATTTATGGGCTTTTGATATTTTAAATATTCCTGAAAACAAAACAAAAGGAAAAGATCTAACCCAAATTACAATTGCTGTAATAGATGATGGTTTTATGTTATCTCATAAATCTATTGCTTCTTTCTTGTATAAAAATACTTCAGAAGTAGAAAATAATTTTATAGATGATGATGGTAATGGTTATATAGATGATTTTATTGGTTGGGACATTGCAGATGATGACAGTAATGTAAATATTCCTGAAGGTAAAGAGGCTAATTATTATCATGGAACTTATGTAGCTAGTTTAATAACAAGAATAGCATCAATTCATTATGGTGCTTTAGCCAAAGATTATATTAAAATAATGCCCATAAAAGTTTTAGAAGACAATGCAAATAATACATATTTAAAAAAGGGTTATGATGGTGTAAAATATGCAATAGATAATGGTGCAGATATTATTTGTCTATCATGGAGTGGTGGTTTTCCTACAGAAAAACAAAAAACTCTTATGAAACAAGCGAAAGCGAAAGGTATTATTATAGTTTCTTCCGCGGGTAATTTTAATGAGCGCAAAGTTTTATATCCAGCAAACTTTAAAGAAGTAATTGCTGTTGCTGGAGTTGGTGTAGATTTAGAGAAGGGAAAATTTTCTAATTTTGGTGATAAAATATCAATATCTGCACCATCAGAATATGTAAAAGGTGCATACCCTGTTCAGAAAAATGCTTATATACATGATAATGGAACTTCCGCTTCTGCAGGCCTTGTAGCAGGTGTTATTGCTTTGTTGAAAAGTAAGAATCCATCTTTAAATAAAGAAGAAGTAGAAGCAATTATTAACAATTCTTCAAACTCAAATAGTACAGAGAAAAATAAATATTTAGGGCTATTAGGAAGTGGAATTATTGATGTTGAAAAGGCAATT
This genomic window contains:
- a CDS encoding S8 family serine peptidase; translated protein: MNKKILKLYFCFITIIGSNLIYSQNSHKSDLWAFDILNIPENKTKGKDLTQITIAVIDDGFMLSHKSIASFLYKNTSEVENNFIDDDGNGYIDDFIGWDIADDDSNVNIPEGKEANYYHGTYVASLITRIASIHYGALAKDYIKIMPIKVLEDNANNTYLKKGYDGVKYAIDNGADIICLSWSGGFPTEKQKTLMKQAKAKGIIIVSSAGNFNERKVLYPANFKEVIAVAGVGVDLEKGKFSNFGDKISISAPSEYVKGAYPVQKNAYIHDNGTSASAGLVAGVIALLKSKNPSLNKEEVEAIINNSSNSNSTEKNKYLGLLGSGIIDVEKAILSLNEPNKFFSSNKNRGAILYNKRNSDSIYTIKPEGVFSGFNLSLSSKEVKKKKNNYFSIYLKDTLWRNFNLENIPKKLYIPANSFTVKTKAKFKKKDIFKMSFYSKSIDSTKLYCKEITNLSKNGEVVNNGSLENNYVNNTSCRWVITAPKNKRIKFLFNKMDTEPNVDFVYIADGESLVQENIFAKFSGNNLPPVVSSNSNKVLVWFITDKKNTKKGWEFKYEFVD